In Ipomoea triloba cultivar NCNSP0323 chromosome 7, ASM357664v1, a single genomic region encodes these proteins:
- the LOC116025966 gene encoding auxin response factor 18-like has protein sequence MKIGEMKELGDKCLDPQLWHACAGGMVQMPPVNSKVYYFPQGHGEHTLTNVDFSNLTKVSPMILCRVGTVKYLADPETDEVYAKLKLVPIGREHGFDDDVVLGSGANNTAPETAEKSNSFAKTLTQSDANNGGGFSVPRYCAETIFPPLDYSADPPVQTVTAKDVHGETWKFRHIYRGTPRRHLLTTGWSTFVNQKKLVAGDSIVFLRANNGELFVGIRRAKKGCIGGSDAPQGWSSVAGNYAAYPSFLREDDNKTIRSSSTPKLSSSGGRLRERGRVKSESVLEAARLAGSGKPFEVVYYPRASTPEFCVRASSVHSAMRIQWCARMRFKMAFETEDSSRISWFMGTVSSVRVNDPIRWPNSPWRLLQVTWDEPDLLQNVKNVSPWMVELVSNMPIIHMSPFSPPRKKLCLPQDFSLDSQFQIPSFSGNALGASSPFYCLTDVAAGLQGARHPQSGQPSLDLHLNNKLNLGLSPPSLRQVNTDCRIPDGCFIKGQNDNSENISCLLTMGNSTQKSDTSDEVMTPRFLLFGQPILTEQQMSQNCPTGPVSQIREVQNSPGGKEVNTAELGIDTGHCKVFMESEDVSQILDLSVVDSFEELYKKLAHMFGIESSEVMNHVLYHDAAGAVKQIGDDPFSEFVKKAKRLTILRKSGSSSSERIGTSRVPEGDDRRGKMPVIS, from the exons atgaaaattggagaaatgaagGAGTTGGGTGACAAGTGTTTGGACCCGCAGTTGTGGCATGCCTGTGCCGGAGGGATGGTGCAAATGCCTCCGGTGAACTCGAAGGTCTACTATTTCCCACAAGGACATGGTGAGCACACGCTCACTAATGTCGACTTCTCGAATTTGACAAAAGTCTCGCCTATGATTCTCTGTAGGGTTGGCACTGTGAAGTATTTGGCCGATCCTGAGACAGACGAGGTTTATGCTAAGCTTAAGCTGGTTCCAATTGGCAGAGAACATGGCTTTGATGATGATGTGGTTTTAGGGAGCGGAGCCAACAACACTGCACCTGAAACAGCCGAAAAATCGAATTCCTTTGCCAAGACATTGACTCAATCTGATGCTAACAATGGTGGTGGTTTCTCAGTTCCTAGGTACTGTGCAgaaaccatctttccaccatTGGATTACTCGGCAGATCCACCAGTCCAGACTGTGACTGCTAAGGATGTCCACGGTGAAACATGGAAGTTTAGGCACATTTACCGGGGGACACCAAGGAGGCATTTGCTGACAACGGGCTGGAGTACTTTTGTGAACCAGAAAAAGCTAGTTGCAGGGGATTCAATTGTGTTCCTGAGAGCAAACAATGGAGAACTTTTTGTTGGAATCCGTAGGGCTAAAAAGGGTTGTATAGGTGGCTCAGATGCTCCGCAAGGGTGGAGCTCTGTTGCTGGAAACTACGCTGCATATCCATCTTTTTTGAGGGAAGATGATAACAAAACTATTAGAAGCAGTAGTACTCCAAAGCTGAGTTCTTCTGGTGGGCGTTTAAGAGAAAGAGGAAGAGTGAAATCTGAATCGGTTCTTGAAGCTGCACGCCTTGCTGGTAGTGGTAAACCATTTGAAGTTGTTTATTACCCACGTGCAAGCACGCCTGAATTTTGTGTTAGGGCTTCCTCTGTGCATTCTGCTATGAGGATCCAATGGTGTGCAAGGATGAGGTTCAAAATGGCCTTTGAAACTGAAGATTCTTCTCGAATTAGTTGGTTCATGGGAACAGTATCTTCTGTTCGAGTTAATGACCCCATCCGCTGGCCCAATTCACCATGGCGGCTTCTTCAG GTGACATGGGATGAACCAGATTTGCTGCAAAATGTGAAGAATGTGAGCCCATGGATGGTCGAATTGGTCTCAAATATGCCCATCATTCATATGTCACCTTTCTCACCACCAAGAAAAAAGTTGTGTTTACCACAAGATTTCTCACTTGACAGCCAATTTCAAATACCATCATTTTCAGGGAATGCCCTTGGTGCCAGCAGCCCATTTTATTGTTTAACTGATGTTGCTGCGGGTTTACAGGGAGCCAGGCATCCGCAATCTGGCCAGCCTTCATTAGATCTTCACCTTAACAACAAACTGAATTTGGGACTCTCACCACCGTCCCTCCGGCAAGTTAATACAGATTGCAGAATCCCTGATGGCTGCTTTATCAAGGGCCAAAACGACAACAGTGAGAATATATCTTGCTTACTTACCATGGGGAATTCCACCCAGAAGTCAGATACAAGTGATGAAGTGATGACTCCTCGGTTCTTGCTTTTTGGTCAGCCAATACTCACTGAGCAGCAAATGTCTCAGAACTGCCCAACTGGTCCGGTTTCACAAATTCGAGAAGTGCAAAATTCCCCAGGCGGGAAAGAAGTGAATACAGCTGAACTTGGCATTGATACTGGTCACTGCAAAGTTTTCATGGAATCAGAGGATGTAAGCCAAATTCTTGATCTCTCAGTTGTGGATTCATTTGAAGAGCTATACAAAAAACTCGCACACATGTTTGGTATAGAAAGCTCAGAGGTGATGAACCATGTGCTCTACCATGATGCAGCAGGTGCTGTCAAACAAATTGGAGATGACCCATTCAG TGAGTTTGTAAAGAAAGCAAAAAGATTGACAATTTTGAGGAAATCAGGCAGCAGCAGCTCTGAGAG GATAGGGACAAGTCGAGTTCCAGAAGGTGATGATCGACGCGGAAAGATGCCAGTGATATCGTGA